In Nonomuraea muscovyensis, one genomic interval encodes:
- a CDS encoding 3-hydroxyanthranilate 3,4-dioxygenase — protein MTNAPFPAPINFASWISEHEHLLKPPVNNRTIQVGTDFIVQVVGGPNQRTDFHLDPYEEWFYQIKGDMHVDLMTPDGPRTVHIREGEVWLLPRNLPHSPQRPQDGSVGLVIERIREEGTLEKFQWYCPTCANLVHEVELQVRDIVADLPPVFEEFYRSEDGRTCDACGTVHPGKG, from the coding sequence GTGACGAACGCGCCCTTCCCCGCTCCGATCAACTTCGCCTCGTGGATCAGTGAGCACGAGCACCTGCTGAAGCCGCCGGTGAACAACCGGACCATCCAGGTCGGCACGGACTTCATCGTCCAGGTGGTGGGCGGTCCGAACCAGCGGACCGACTTCCACCTCGATCCCTACGAGGAGTGGTTCTACCAGATCAAGGGCGACATGCACGTCGATCTCATGACGCCCGACGGCCCGCGGACCGTCCACATCAGGGAGGGCGAGGTGTGGCTCCTCCCCCGGAACCTGCCGCACTCGCCGCAGCGGCCGCAGGACGGCTCCGTCGGGCTGGTCATCGAGCGGATCCGCGAGGAGGGAACGCTGGAGAAGTTCCAGTGGTACTGCCCCACCTGCGCCAACCTCGTCCACGAGGTGGAGCTCCAGGTGCGGGACATCGTGGCCGACCTGCCTCCCGTGTTCGAGGAGTTCTACCGCAGTGAGGACGGGCGCACCTGTGACGCCTGCGGCACCGTGCACCCGGGCAAGGGCTGA
- a CDS encoding amidohydrolase family protein: MSGSVDVHTHYVPRGWPDLGSVDEPLPWLRIDSERDAMIMMGSKEFRAIRDNCWDAEVRVGEMDADGVDVQVLSPTPAFFSYGQSPVQGAKISAIFNDLALDICAPAPERLLPFCQVPLQDPDAACRELERSIANGHRGVEIGNHVGERDLDSAGIVTFLQHAAALDVPVFVHPWDMATSTRLDRWMAQWLTGMPAETHLSILALILGGVFDRIDPGLRICFAHGGGSFAFWVGRMDNAWHQRHDVIGTSEHPPSHYLGRFYTDSVVFDHRALRLLVDTIGADRVLLGSDYPYPLGERPAGRVVRTSPHLGEAERRAILRGNAETFLGL, encoded by the coding sequence ATGAGCGGCTCCGTCGACGTGCACACGCACTACGTTCCTCGTGGCTGGCCCGACCTGGGGTCGGTGGACGAGCCCCTGCCCTGGCTGCGCATCGACTCGGAACGCGACGCCATGATCATGATGGGCTCCAAGGAGTTCCGCGCCATCCGCGACAACTGCTGGGACGCCGAGGTGCGCGTCGGCGAGATGGACGCCGACGGGGTGGACGTCCAGGTCCTCTCGCCGACGCCCGCCTTCTTCTCCTACGGCCAGTCCCCCGTCCAGGGCGCCAAGATCTCGGCGATCTTCAACGATCTGGCGCTCGACATCTGCGCGCCCGCCCCCGAGCGGCTCCTGCCGTTCTGCCAGGTGCCGCTCCAGGACCCCGACGCGGCCTGCCGCGAGCTCGAACGGTCGATCGCGAACGGTCATCGCGGGGTCGAGATCGGCAACCACGTGGGCGAGCGGGATCTGGACAGCGCGGGGATCGTGACGTTCCTGCAGCACGCGGCCGCGCTGGACGTTCCGGTGTTCGTCCATCCCTGGGACATGGCGACGTCGACGCGGCTCGACCGGTGGATGGCGCAGTGGCTGACGGGGATGCCCGCCGAGACGCACCTGTCGATCCTCGCCCTGATCCTCGGCGGCGTGTTCGACCGGATCGATCCCGGCCTGCGGATCTGCTTCGCTCATGGGGGCGGCTCGTTCGCCTTCTGGGTCGGGCGCATGGACAACGCGTGGCATCAACGCCACGACGTCATCGGGACGTCGGAGCATCCGCCGTCGCACTACCTCGGCCGCTTCTACACCGACTCGGTGGTCTTCGACCACCGGGCGCTGCGGTTACTGGTGGACACGATCGGCGCCGACCGGGTGCTGCTCGGCAGCGACTACCCCTATCCCCTGGGCGAACGCCCGGCCGGCCGCGTGGTGCGTACGAGTCCCCACCTCGGGGAGGCCGAACGCCGGGCGATCCTCCGCGGGAACGCCGAGACGTTCCTGGGCCTGTGA
- a CDS encoding LysR substrate-binding domain-containing protein, whose product MHIPKLLDGRLKLRHLVLVDVLSTQGTVIGAARELHVTQPVVTRSLQDLEQVLGVALYERGPRGLTPTDFGVAFTAHARAVLSQLSQAARHIAEIAEAERGTVVVGTHLTGSNLLIPRAIAALKAERPLVTVVVREGGTDMLLAELESGRLDVIVGRLTSPSDERLVRRTLYQESVRVVVGAQHPLARRPDVRLEDLAGYPWILPGVETVLRRELETYFLENGFELPQNRVETTSFLTVRQLLVETHNIAVMPELIAREDPRISTLPISLKRIGHSVGLTLQADRRLNPATTALIDILRRTARDLSLSPADLPSADLPPAALPPAGLPPAGPAPAL is encoded by the coding sequence ATGCACATCCCCAAGCTGCTCGACGGGCGGCTCAAGCTGCGCCACCTCGTCCTGGTCGACGTGCTGAGCACGCAGGGCACCGTGATCGGCGCCGCCAGAGAGCTGCACGTCACCCAGCCCGTGGTCACGCGCAGCCTGCAGGACCTCGAACAGGTCCTGGGCGTCGCCCTCTACGAACGGGGTCCACGCGGCCTCACCCCCACCGACTTCGGTGTCGCCTTCACGGCGCACGCGCGCGCCGTGCTCTCACAGCTTTCCCAGGCCGCACGCCATATCGCCGAGATCGCCGAGGCGGAACGCGGGACCGTGGTCGTGGGGACCCACCTGACCGGGTCCAACCTGCTGATCCCCCGGGCGATCGCCGCGCTCAAGGCCGAACGCCCGCTGGTCACCGTGGTGGTGCGCGAGGGCGGGACGGACATGCTGCTCGCCGAGCTGGAGTCGGGGCGGCTCGACGTGATCGTCGGCCGGCTCACCTCGCCGTCGGACGAAAGGCTGGTGCGCCGCACGCTGTACCAGGAGTCGGTACGGGTCGTGGTCGGCGCGCAGCACCCGCTGGCCCGGCGGCCGGATGTCCGGCTGGAGGACCTCGCGGGATATCCGTGGATCCTGCCCGGGGTCGAGACGGTGCTCCGGCGCGAGCTGGAGACGTACTTCCTGGAGAACGGGTTCGAGCTCCCGCAGAACAGGGTGGAGACGACCTCGTTCCTCACCGTGCGGCAGCTTCTCGTCGAGACCCACAACATCGCGGTGATGCCGGAGCTCATCGCCCGCGAGGATCCGCGGATCTCGACGCTGCCCATCTCGCTGAAGCGCATCGGGCACAGCGTCGGGCTGACGCTGCAGGCCGACCGCCGCCTCAACCCCGCGACGACCGCGTTGATCGACATTCTCCGCCGCACGGCCCGCGACCTCTCCCTGTCGCCTGCCGACCTGCCCTCCGCCGACCTGCCGCCTGCCGCCTTGCCACCCGCCGGCCTGCCGCCCGCCGGACCGGCCCCGGCCCTGTGA